Proteins encoded together in one Bradyrhizobium sp. CB82 window:
- a CDS encoding alpha/beta hydrolase — MSTYVLVHGAWHTGAELEPVAAPIRAAGHTVHTPTIRGNRPGDTKTTGLKEAIQSIADYLAESNLKDVILLGHSYGGMVITGVADLVPERIRRLIYWNAFVPNDGESLNDMVPPHYLGLFEAIAAERGDGSVVLPFPIWREAFINDADLELAQRAYDILNPHPLKTFSDKIALKTNPAEMQLAKSYINCTEDTALPHGYPWHPRLSEKLGLFRLVQVPGSHELCFSDPARLARAIMEAGRD, encoded by the coding sequence ATGTCGACCTACGTCCTCGTCCACGGCGCCTGGCACACCGGAGCCGAGCTCGAGCCCGTCGCCGCCCCCATTCGCGCCGCCGGCCACACCGTTCATACGCCCACGATCAGGGGCAACCGGCCGGGCGACACCAAGACCACGGGGCTCAAGGAAGCGATCCAATCCATCGCCGATTATCTCGCCGAGAGCAATCTGAAGGACGTGATCCTGCTCGGCCACTCCTATGGCGGCATGGTCATCACGGGCGTCGCCGACCTCGTGCCGGAGCGGATCCGCCGGCTGATCTATTGGAATGCCTTCGTCCCCAACGACGGCGAGTCGCTCAACGATATGGTGCCGCCGCACTATCTCGGCTTGTTCGAGGCGATCGCCGCCGAGCGCGGCGACGGCTCGGTGGTGCTGCCATTCCCGATCTGGCGCGAGGCGTTCATCAACGATGCCGATCTCGAACTGGCCCAGCGCGCCTACGACATCCTCAATCCGCATCCGCTCAAGACGTTCAGCGACAAGATCGCGCTGAAGACCAACCCGGCCGAGATGCAATTGGCAAAATCCTACATCAACTGTACCGAGGATACCGCGCTGCCGCACGGCTATCCCTGGCATCCGCGGCTGTCGGAGAAGCTCGGGCTTTTCCGCCTGGTGCAGGTGCCGGGCAGCCATGAATTGTGCTTCTCGGATCCGGCGCGCCTGGCACGAGCGATCATGGAAGCGGGACGGGACTAA
- a CDS encoding helix-turn-helix domain-containing protein, with the protein MEQVNPLSRPRHFIWNTAQTRPTEQFSFYREAICQAFMNLTPESATTSYFPAKVETIRFGAGAVNRVVFPEHIVHRSRSDIAASSESCFYLNFKLAGRCRILQGTRDVSLSRGQVGICDSDREVRLLHDCGPTLEVASFWVPARALRDRLPSGFDFEAERVSDDPHVGHLIVETARSLNAGALRMTEEDSVRLFGVLLDLVALSLSRRSRAQTAETASFADATVLALRRAIQERLREPGLTVAAVAGAIGISERYVHKLFERSGTTFSDYIMERRLDGAAADLRDQAVAGREIGAIAFDWGFSDLSHFTRRFKQRFGCRPRDAAGKPAR; encoded by the coding sequence ATGGAGCAGGTCAATCCCTTGAGCCGGCCGCGGCACTTCATCTGGAATACGGCGCAGACGCGCCCCACGGAGCAGTTTTCCTTCTACCGCGAGGCGATCTGCCAGGCGTTCATGAACCTGACGCCGGAATCGGCGACGACGTCGTATTTTCCGGCGAAGGTGGAGACGATCAGGTTCGGCGCCGGCGCGGTCAACCGGGTGGTGTTTCCCGAGCATATCGTGCATCGCTCGCGTAGCGATATCGCGGCCTCAAGCGAGAGCTGCTTCTATCTCAACTTCAAGCTCGCCGGCCGCTGCCGCATCTTGCAGGGGACGCGCGACGTCAGCCTGTCGCGCGGCCAGGTCGGCATCTGCGACAGTGACCGCGAGGTGAGGCTGCTGCACGATTGCGGCCCGACGCTGGAGGTCGCCTCCTTCTGGGTGCCAGCGCGCGCGTTGCGCGACCGGCTGCCGTCAGGCTTCGATTTCGAGGCCGAGCGTGTCTCCGATGATCCCCATGTCGGCCATCTCATCGTCGAGACGGCGCGCTCGCTGAATGCCGGCGCATTGCGGATGACTGAAGAGGACAGCGTGCGTCTGTTCGGCGTGCTGCTCGACCTCGTGGCGCTGAGCCTGTCGCGCCGCTCGCGCGCGCAGACGGCGGAGACGGCGAGCTTTGCGGATGCGACTGTGCTGGCGCTGCGCCGCGCGATTCAAGAGCGGCTCCGCGAGCCGGGCCTGACGGTCGCCGCGGTCGCAGGCGCCATCGGCATCAGCGAGCGCTACGTGCACAAGCTGTTCGAGCGTTCCGGCACGACGTTTTCCGACTACATCATGGAGCGCCGTCTCGACGGCGCCGCGGCCGATCTGCGGGATCAGGCCGTGGCAGGTCGCGAGATCGGCGCCATCGCGTTCGACTGGGGCTTTTCGGACCTCTCCCACTTCACGCGGCGGTTCAAGCAGCGTTTTGGTTGCCGGCCGCGCGATGCAGCCGGTAAGCCGGCGCGGTAG
- a CDS encoding ABC transporter substrate-binding protein, which yields MPTLIGRRHFIGGALASSVPRAAKSATPRIKLGVLTDAAGSYADIAGPGSFAAVQLAAADFRAVRPDIPVDVVMGDFQLKPDLAVSIVRSWFDEQGIDAVLDVPSSSAALAISHLVRSKDKVALFSGAITTELTGASCSPNHVHWMYDSYSIASGAAHALLSEGGDKWFFIAADNAMGSALTRDASNRVRDEGGSVLGVVRHPATGASDFSSFILQAQTSGANVLALATAGNELVTLVKQVAEFGLRQSGLKIAAFGAEFPLVATLGSDCDGLYVTYNFYANRNEQSQLFARRLAQSTGKPFCSSLHASAYSAAWHYLKTVASMGPDAAKTSGAGTVARMKAIPTEDPVLGSGEIRTDGRKLNPMFLLKGKARNDVQYPGDLLSVVREIPPEAAFLAISPSCKMESVR from the coding sequence ATGCCCACGCTTATCGGACGACGACATTTCATTGGCGGCGCGCTCGCATCTTCAGTGCCGCGCGCGGCGAAGTCGGCGACGCCTCGCATCAAACTCGGCGTATTGACGGACGCCGCCGGGTCTTACGCAGATATAGCTGGCCCGGGTTCGTTCGCCGCGGTTCAGCTCGCGGCTGCGGATTTTCGCGCGGTTAGGCCGGATATACCGGTTGATGTCGTGATGGGCGACTTTCAACTGAAGCCCGATCTTGCCGTCTCAATCGTGCGATCATGGTTTGATGAGCAAGGGATCGATGCGGTGCTTGACGTTCCTTCCTCGTCTGCGGCGTTGGCCATTTCCCATCTTGTGCGCTCCAAAGACAAGGTTGCGCTATTCTCGGGTGCTATCACGACGGAGCTGACCGGCGCGAGTTGCAGTCCGAACCACGTTCATTGGATGTATGACAGCTATTCGATCGCGTCTGGCGCAGCTCACGCGCTCCTCAGCGAAGGTGGAGATAAATGGTTTTTCATCGCGGCCGACAATGCGATGGGGTCAGCACTTACACGCGATGCCAGCAACAGGGTTCGGGACGAGGGGGGATCGGTTCTCGGTGTTGTGAGACATCCGGCAACCGGAGCATCCGACTTCAGCAGTTTCATTCTCCAGGCCCAGACAAGCGGCGCGAACGTGCTGGCATTAGCTACCGCAGGAAACGAACTGGTCACCCTCGTCAAGCAGGTCGCAGAATTTGGTCTCCGCCAATCGGGACTAAAAATCGCGGCTTTCGGGGCTGAGTTTCCGCTCGTGGCAACGCTCGGTTCGGATTGCGACGGCCTTTACGTCACCTATAATTTTTATGCGAATCGAAACGAGCAGAGCCAGCTATTCGCACGCCGTCTCGCGCAGTCAACGGGCAAGCCGTTCTGTTCCTCCTTACATGCGAGCGCTTACTCGGCAGCGTGGCACTATCTGAAAACGGTAGCAAGCATGGGTCCGGACGCCGCCAAGACAAGCGGGGCCGGGACGGTCGCTCGAATGAAAGCAATCCCTACAGAAGATCCGGTTTTAGGATCTGGAGAAATCAGGACCGATGGCCGGAAGTTGAATCCTATGTTCCTTTTGAAGGGAAAGGCAAGGAACGACGTCCAGTACCCGGGGGATCTTCTCTCCGTCGTTCGTGAAATTCCTCCCGAAGCTGCCTTTCTTGCCATTTCACCGTCCTGCAAAATGGAGTCCGTCCGATGA
- a CDS encoding ketopantoate reductase family protein — MRICIFGAGAVGGHLAVRLARVGHEVSCVMRGPHLEAVRANGLRLRVGEAEVCAKVRASGDPAQLGPQDVVISTLKATGLPGLVTGIAPLLGETTAIVFAQNGIPWWYNIGLPPRHPTPPDLAFLDPGARLRKAIAKERIVGGVVFSSNEVVEPGIVENLSPDRNRLLVGECDDRTSERINQLRAALNEAKLDSPPISDIREAIWSKLLTNMSLSVLCLLTGLTARGVRNDAAFTDVIPRLLNEANEIAQHYIPEVKRVTRSGPAPNHKPSLRQDYELGRAMEIDVLVKAPAAFAHAAGLSTPSLDLIAALAIQKARDKGLYTG, encoded by the coding sequence ATGCGCATTTGCATTTTCGGCGCGGGCGCGGTCGGCGGCCATCTTGCGGTGCGGCTCGCACGCGTCGGCCATGAGGTCTCCTGCGTGATGCGCGGGCCGCATTTGGAGGCGGTGCGCGCCAATGGCCTGAGGCTGCGCGTCGGCGAGGCGGAAGTTTGTGCCAAAGTCCGCGCCTCCGGCGATCCGGCCCAGCTCGGGCCGCAGGACGTCGTGATCTCTACGCTCAAGGCAACCGGCCTGCCGGGCCTCGTCACCGGCATCGCGCCATTGCTCGGCGAGACCACCGCGATCGTGTTCGCGCAGAACGGCATTCCCTGGTGGTACAATATTGGGCTACCGCCGCGGCATCCGACGCCGCCCGATCTCGCTTTTCTCGATCCCGGCGCGCGCCTGCGCAAGGCGATTGCCAAGGAGCGTATCGTCGGCGGCGTCGTGTTCTCCTCCAACGAGGTGGTCGAGCCCGGCATCGTCGAAAATCTCTCGCCGGACCGCAACCGGCTACTGGTCGGCGAATGCGACGATCGCACCAGCGAGCGGATCAACCAGCTCCGCGCGGCGCTGAACGAGGCGAAGCTCGATTCGCCGCCCATCTCCGACATCCGTGAGGCGATCTGGTCAAAGCTCCTGACCAACATGTCGCTCTCGGTGCTGTGCCTGCTCACGGGCCTGACCGCACGCGGGGTGCGCAACGACGCCGCCTTCACGGATGTCATTCCACGCCTGCTCAACGAGGCCAACGAGATCGCGCAGCACTACATCCCCGAGGTCAAGCGCGTGACGCGCAGCGGACCCGCGCCGAACCACAAGCCGTCGCTGCGTCAGGACTACGAGCTCGGCCGAGCCATGGAGATCGACGTGCTGGTGAAGGCGCCGGCCGCCTTTGCCCACGCCGCCGGCCTCTCGACCCCGTCGCTCGACCTGATCGCCGCGCTCGCAATCCAGAAGGCGCGGGACAAGGGCCTTTATACGGGATGA
- a CDS encoding alpha/beta family hydrolase translates to MTARTTELKIDIARVGAVSALLMMPDKPRACYVFAHGAGADMRHAFMDRVAAGQAERGIATLRYNFPYMEKKQGRPDPPAIAHAAVRMAVEEAARQCPDLPLIAGGKSFGGRMTSQAQSKAPLPGVRGLAFLGFPLHADNKPSIERAAHLAAIDIPMLFLQGTRDRLADLSYLQPVIAELGAKARLHEVAGGDHSFLVLRKSGRSNEEAMKEVLDTLAAWINELV, encoded by the coding sequence TTGACCGCCAGGACGACCGAGCTCAAGATCGACATCGCGCGCGTGGGCGCCGTCTCCGCGCTGCTGATGATGCCGGACAAGCCGCGCGCTTGCTATGTCTTCGCCCATGGCGCGGGCGCCGACATGCGGCACGCGTTCATGGACAGGGTCGCGGCAGGACAGGCCGAGCGCGGCATCGCGACGCTGCGCTATAATTTTCCCTACATGGAGAAGAAGCAGGGTCGGCCAGACCCGCCGGCGATTGCGCATGCCGCGGTGCGGATGGCGGTTGAGGAGGCGGCGCGGCAATGTCCTGACCTGCCGCTGATCGCTGGCGGAAAATCGTTCGGCGGGCGCATGACCTCGCAGGCTCAGTCGAAGGCGCCGCTGCCCGGTGTGCGCGGACTCGCGTTCCTCGGCTTTCCCCTGCATGCCGACAACAAGCCGTCCATCGAGCGCGCGGCGCATCTCGCCGCGATCGACATCCCCATGCTATTCCTGCAGGGAACACGGGACAGGCTCGCCGATCTCAGCTACCTCCAACCCGTGATCGCGGAACTCGGCGCGAAGGCCAGGTTGCATGAAGTCGCCGGCGGCGATCACTCCTTCCTGGTCTTGCGCAAGTCCGGCCGCAGCAACGAGGAGGCGATGAAAGAGGTGCTCGATACGCTCGCAGCGTGGATCAACGAGCTCGTCTGA
- a CDS encoding ABC transporter substrate-binding protein, producing MVHVSRRKLLQLAAVAPSALPVAWTSLASAASGKKILTAVMQSDLRVTDPGFTTAIITRDHGYMVYDTLLGIDSSFKVRPQMADWKVSDDKLTYTFTLRDGLKWHDGAAVTAEDCVASLKRWGTSVDGMARKLMDFTAGIEAADARTIVLKLKEPYGLVLETIAKPSSICAFMMPKRLAETPISKQIPEQIGSGPFKFVAAEFQPGVKAVYEKNTDYVPRKEPAEWTSGGKVVKVDRVEWLTMPDAQTALNALQSGDVDFVETPPFDLLPTLESNPDINVTILNKFGFQSFGRMNFLHPPFDNVKIRRAALLAINQKDVLDAQIGNPKYYKLCGAFFICDTPLASDDGGETLINGNGMADAKKALAESGYDGTPVVILAPTDQILLKAQPVMVAQLLREAGFKVDLQAMDWQTVVTRRANQKSPKEGGWNMFFTYQGAADSMNPLVNGAMVGKGKEGGWFGWSEDPKLEQLRDAFARATSPEEQKKIALDVQKEAYDQVIYVPLGQFQAPSAWRKSLTGVIDGPATPMFWNVDKNE from the coding sequence ATGGTTCACGTCTCGCGCCGGAAACTGCTTCAGCTTGCGGCTGTTGCGCCGTCGGCACTTCCCGTTGCATGGACGTCGCTTGCATCTGCCGCGAGCGGAAAGAAGATCCTGACGGCGGTGATGCAATCGGACCTTCGCGTCACCGACCCCGGCTTCACGACGGCCATCATCACCCGCGACCATGGCTATATGGTCTACGATACGCTGCTCGGCATTGATTCTAGCTTCAAGGTGCGGCCGCAGATGGCCGACTGGAAGGTGTCCGACGACAAGCTGACCTACACCTTCACCCTGCGCGACGGCCTGAAGTGGCACGACGGAGCGGCGGTGACGGCGGAGGATTGCGTCGCCTCGCTGAAGCGCTGGGGCACGAGCGTCGACGGCATGGCGCGCAAGCTCATGGACTTCACGGCAGGCATCGAAGCCGCGGACGCCAGGACGATCGTCCTCAAACTGAAAGAGCCCTATGGCCTCGTGCTGGAGACGATCGCCAAGCCATCGTCGATCTGCGCCTTCATGATGCCCAAGCGGCTCGCCGAGACCCCGATCAGCAAGCAGATTCCGGAGCAGATCGGCTCCGGCCCGTTCAAGTTCGTGGCCGCCGAATTCCAGCCGGGCGTGAAAGCCGTTTACGAAAAGAACACCGACTACGTGCCGCGCAAGGAGCCGGCCGAATGGACATCGGGCGGCAAGGTGGTCAAGGTCGACCGTGTCGAGTGGCTGACGATGCCGGACGCGCAGACCGCGCTCAACGCGCTGCAATCCGGCGATGTCGATTTCGTTGAAACGCCGCCGTTCGACCTGCTGCCCACGCTCGAGTCCAATCCGGACATCAACGTGACAATCCTGAACAAATTCGGCTTCCAATCGTTCGGCCGGATGAACTTCCTGCATCCGCCGTTCGACAATGTGAAGATCCGCCGCGCCGCGCTGCTCGCGATCAACCAGAAGGACGTGCTCGACGCGCAGATCGGCAATCCCAAATATTACAAGCTCTGCGGCGCATTCTTCATCTGCGATACGCCGCTGGCCAGCGACGACGGCGGCGAGACCCTGATCAACGGCAACGGCATGGCGGACGCCAAGAAGGCGTTGGCCGAGTCCGGCTATGACGGCACGCCAGTGGTGATACTGGCACCGACTGACCAGATCCTGCTGAAGGCGCAGCCGGTCATGGTCGCCCAGCTTCTGCGCGAGGCCGGCTTCAAGGTCGATCTCCAGGCGATGGACTGGCAGACCGTGGTCACGCGTCGAGCCAACCAGAAGTCGCCGAAGGAAGGCGGCTGGAACATGTTCTTCACCTACCAGGGCGCCGCCGACTCGATGAACCCGCTCGTCAATGGCGCGATGGTCGGCAAGGGCAAGGAGGGCGGTTGGTTCGGCTGGTCCGAGGACCCCAAGCTCGAGCAACTGCGCGACGCCTTTGCCCGCGCCACCTCACCGGAAGAGCAAAAGAAGATTGCACTCGACGTGCAGAAGGAAGCCTACGATCAGGTGATCTACGTCCCGCTCGGCCAGTTCCAGGCGCCGAGCGCTTGGCGCAAATCGCTCACCGGCGTGATCGACGGCCCGGCGACGCCGATGTTCTGGAACGTGGACAAGAATGAGTAG
- a CDS encoding amidohydrolase/deacetylase family metallohydrolase, translating to MPFDLILRGGRVVDPSQKLDAVTDVAFAGGKVAAIGSSLKADPGTDVRDVSRYIVTPGLIDLHTHVYWGGTSLGIDAEEFCRLSGVTTAVDTGSAGPGNFAGFRKHVIEPSQVRILAYLHVSHAGIFGFSHKVMVGESEELRLMNPIDAAKVADANRDLIVGIKVRVGLHASGTSGIVPLDIALEVAEEVGMPLMAHIDHPPPSYEEVLARLRPGDVLTHAFRPFPNTPATAQGTVKKVVLEARERGVLFDIGHGKGSFAFKTARAMLANGFYPDTISSDIHLLCIDGPAFDQVTTMSKFLCMGMSLPDVIAASTVNAAMALRRPELGSLKPGSVGDATLITIREGQFDYVDVVGEHLIGNRKIVSEGVVIGGRWWHPK from the coding sequence ATGCCTTTTGACTTGATCCTGCGCGGCGGCCGGGTCGTCGACCCCTCGCAGAAGCTCGACGCGGTGACGGATGTCGCGTTTGCGGGCGGCAAGGTCGCGGCGATCGGCAGCTCCCTCAAGGCGGATCCTGGGACCGATGTGCGCGACGTCTCGCGCTATATCGTGACGCCTGGCCTGATCGATTTGCACACTCACGTCTATTGGGGTGGCACCTCGCTCGGCATCGATGCCGAGGAATTCTGCCGTCTCTCCGGCGTCACTACGGCGGTGGACACCGGCAGCGCCGGCCCCGGCAATTTCGCCGGTTTCCGCAAGCATGTGATCGAGCCGAGCCAGGTCCGCATCCTCGCCTATTTGCACGTCTCGCATGCCGGCATCTTCGGCTTCTCGCACAAGGTGATGGTCGGCGAGAGCGAGGAGCTGCGGCTGATGAACCCCATCGATGCCGCCAAGGTGGCGGACGCCAACCGCGACCTCATCGTCGGCATCAAGGTGCGCGTCGGCCTGCATGCGTCCGGCACGTCGGGGATCGTGCCGCTCGATATCGCGCTCGAAGTGGCCGAGGAGGTCGGCATGCCGCTGATGGCGCATATCGATCATCCGCCGCCGAGCTATGAAGAGGTGCTCGCGCGGCTGCGCCCGGGTGACGTGCTCACCCACGCCTTCCGGCCGTTCCCCAACACGCCAGCGACCGCGCAAGGCACGGTCAAGAAAGTGGTGCTGGAAGCACGCGAGCGCGGCGTGCTGTTCGACATCGGCCACGGCAAGGGCTCGTTCGCCTTCAAGACCGCGCGCGCGATGCTGGCGAACGGCTTTTATCCGGACACCATCTCTTCCGACATCCACTTGCTCTGCATCGACGGCCCGGCCTTCGACCAGGTGACGACCATGTCGAAGTTTTTGTGCATGGGGATGTCGCTGCCGGACGTGATCGCGGCCTCGACCGTCAACGCCGCGATGGCACTGCGTCGCCCCGAGCTCGGCAGCCTCAAGCCCGGCAGCGTCGGCGACGCCACGCTGATCACGATTCGGGAGGGACAGTTCGACTATGTCGACGTCGTCGGCGAGCACCTGATCGGAAATCGCAAGATCGTATCCGAGGGCGTCGTCATCGGCGGTCGCTGGTGGCATCCGAAGTAG
- a CDS encoding class I adenylate-forming enzyme family protein → MIGLSAPTSPYSCPLMWDNILTRSAQLDPDAAALVANDTVYSYGVLDRTSSQLAGWVAAQGARSRVAVILPNSFEWMVCAFAISKSGAALVPLNPTYTDRELSYILVDASVELIFCRSSHLERLKALQADVPTLRHVEVIDSARDLGNLLEGLPDAATERRRDWNSSQSILYTSGTTGRPKGAVVSHRARVVSSVSCQLDLGFTKQTRLNCPLPLFHSGAQALFMTTLVAAGGTLILPRDASPGAALEAIREHGANVLAAVPTIAARYLESNIFIDSTKSLPLELVHGGASMPGQVAERFLNELKTWSLAEVYGATEAPQLTVLNGEEYRRNPTFTGRPLSGCDVRVVDADGNEVAVGQTGRVVSAGPHLFDGYLNEPEKTAQVLKDGVFDTGDIGLREPRGYISIVGRTTDVIISGGLNVYSREIEELLHIHPKVRDASVFAVPDQKWGEAIGVAIVCQPSETLTSEDVVQFCLQNLAPYKKPRHVWFVDEFPLTPSGKVKKVELRERLVVGRPPE, encoded by the coding sequence ATGATTGGGCTCTCTGCACCCACGAGCCCGTACAGCTGTCCTTTGATGTGGGACAATATTCTGACTAGATCGGCGCAGCTCGATCCCGATGCGGCGGCGCTAGTGGCTAATGATACAGTTTACAGCTACGGGGTTCTGGACCGCACATCGTCTCAGCTCGCGGGTTGGGTCGCCGCTCAGGGTGCGCGATCGCGCGTAGCGGTTATTCTCCCGAACAGCTTTGAATGGATGGTCTGTGCGTTCGCTATCTCGAAATCGGGCGCGGCGCTCGTTCCTCTGAATCCAACGTACACAGACCGCGAACTCTCGTACATTTTGGTCGACGCCAGCGTCGAGCTCATATTCTGCCGCTCAAGCCATCTGGAGCGCCTCAAAGCCCTGCAGGCCGACGTTCCGACGCTTCGTCACGTTGAAGTCATCGACAGCGCTCGAGACTTAGGCAATCTTCTCGAAGGCCTCCCCGACGCGGCAACCGAGCGCCGGAGAGATTGGAATTCTAGCCAGAGCATTCTTTACACGAGCGGAACCACCGGTCGGCCGAAGGGTGCGGTTGTCTCGCACCGGGCCCGCGTCGTCAGCAGCGTCTCGTGCCAACTGGATCTCGGCTTCACCAAGCAAACGCGCTTAAATTGTCCTCTCCCGCTTTTTCACAGCGGTGCGCAAGCGCTATTTATGACAACGCTCGTGGCTGCGGGGGGCACCCTCATACTCCCGCGAGATGCCTCCCCGGGGGCAGCGCTGGAAGCAATCCGTGAACATGGCGCCAACGTACTTGCCGCCGTTCCGACGATCGCCGCGCGGTATCTCGAATCGAATATCTTTATCGATTCCACAAAATCGCTGCCTCTGGAGCTGGTTCACGGCGGAGCCAGTATGCCTGGTCAGGTCGCGGAACGATTCTTGAACGAACTTAAAACCTGGTCATTGGCCGAGGTCTATGGAGCAACAGAGGCTCCGCAGCTTACCGTTCTGAATGGCGAGGAATACCGTAGAAATCCAACGTTCACTGGCAGGCCATTGTCCGGTTGCGACGTGAGAGTTGTCGACGCCGACGGCAACGAGGTTGCTGTGGGGCAGACCGGACGAGTAGTGAGCGCTGGCCCGCACCTTTTTGACGGATACCTGAACGAGCCGGAAAAGACGGCGCAAGTCCTGAAAGATGGCGTTTTCGATACCGGCGATATCGGACTCCGCGAGCCCCGCGGCTATATTTCGATCGTCGGCAGGACGACTGACGTGATCATCTCCGGTGGATTGAACGTCTACTCGCGCGAGATCGAGGAGCTGTTACATATCCATCCCAAGGTTCGCGACGCATCCGTATTTGCCGTGCCGGATCAGAAATGGGGCGAAGCGATCGGCGTTGCCATCGTGTGCCAACCGAGTGAAACGTTGACGAGCGAAGATGTCGTGCAGTTCTGTCTTCAAAACCTCGCGCCGTACAAGAAGCCGCGCCACGTTTGGTTTGTCGATGAATTTCCACTTACTCCTTCGGGAAAAGTCAAGAAAGTGGAGCTTCGAGAGCGCTTGGTCGTCGGGAGACCGCCGGAGTGA
- a CDS encoding acyl-CoA dehydrogenase family protein: MSYRSSWMTEELEIFRDQFRKFLAKDLAPHAEKWRAQKMVDRSAWRGLGEMGALLPSVPEAYGGLGATFAYDAAVLEDIESTVPEVTTGVSVHSAIVAHYILNYGSEEQKTRWLPKMASGEMVGAIAMTEPGTGSDLQNVKTTAKKQGNCYVVNGQKTFITNGQAADLVIVVARTGEVGAKGISLIVVEAAGANGYRRGRNLDKIGLHASDTSELFFDNVTVPPENLLGKEEGQGFVQLMQQLPQERLALAVSAVASMERAIKLTADYTKERTAFGKPLIEFQNTAFKLAERKTEAMIARVFVDWCVERLIAGDLDTVTASMAKYWCSEKQVETADECLQLFGGYGYMQEYPISRIFIDSRIQKIYGGTNEIMKLLIARSL; encoded by the coding sequence ATGTCCTACCGCTCCTCCTGGATGACCGAAGAGCTCGAAATCTTCCGCGACCAGTTCCGGAAATTCTTGGCCAAGGATCTGGCGCCGCACGCCGAGAAGTGGCGCGCACAGAAGATGGTCGACCGCTCCGCCTGGCGCGGGCTCGGCGAGATGGGCGCGCTTCTGCCCAGCGTGCCCGAAGCCTATGGTGGCCTGGGAGCGACCTTCGCCTATGACGCCGCGGTGCTGGAGGATATCGAGAGCACGGTGCCCGAGGTCACGACCGGCGTCTCCGTGCACAGCGCCATCGTCGCGCACTACATCCTCAACTACGGCTCGGAGGAGCAGAAAACGCGCTGGCTGCCGAAGATGGCCTCGGGCGAGATGGTCGGCGCCATCGCCATGACCGAACCCGGCACCGGCTCGGACCTGCAAAACGTCAAGACCACGGCGAAGAAACAGGGCAATTGCTACGTCGTCAACGGCCAGAAGACCTTCATCACCAACGGCCAGGCCGCCGACCTCGTCATCGTCGTCGCGCGCACCGGCGAGGTCGGCGCCAAGGGCATTTCGCTGATCGTGGTCGAGGCCGCGGGCGCGAACGGCTATCGCCGCGGGCGCAACCTCGACAAGATCGGCCTGCACGCCTCCGACACTTCGGAACTCTTCTTCGACAATGTCACGGTGCCGCCGGAAAACCTGCTCGGCAAGGAAGAGGGGCAAGGGTTTGTGCAGCTGATGCAGCAACTGCCGCAGGAACGATTGGCATTGGCGGTCAGCGCCGTCGCCTCAATGGAGCGCGCGATCAAGCTCACCGCCGATTACACCAAGGAGCGCACCGCCTTCGGCAAGCCGCTGATCGAATTCCAGAACACCGCGTTCAAGCTCGCCGAGCGCAAGACCGAGGCGATGATCGCTCGCGTCTTCGTCGACTGGTGCGTCGAGCGCCTGATCGCCGGGGATCTCGATACCGTCACCGCCTCGATGGCGAAATACTGGTGCTCGGAGAAGCAGGTCGAGACCGCCGACGAATGCCTCCAGCTGTTCGGCGGCTACGGCTACATGCAGGAATACCCGATCTCGCGCATCTTCATCGATTCCCGCATCCAGAAGATCTATGGCGGCACCAACGAGATCATGAAGCTGTTGATCGCGCGGTCGCTGTAG
- a CDS encoding alpha-ketoglutarate-dependent dioxygenase AlkB — protein sequence MTQLGLFTDPNAGPAGLRHQDNFIDGVAEEALIGRIAALPLQRFQFGAFKGNRRVAWFGYQYDYSQQRLTAAEPIPDRVAPIARQAEAWAGLSEGSVQQVLCTEYDESVGIGWHRDKPHFDKVLGLSLGSSCKFRFRRSCGDTWQRYTLEARPRSLYLMDGESRSQWEHSIPPVEARRYSITFRTMKRP from the coding sequence ATGACGCAACTGGGTTTGTTCACTGATCCAAACGCGGGGCCGGCCGGTCTTCGTCATCAGGACAATTTTATCGACGGCGTCGCCGAGGAAGCGCTGATCGGCCGCATCGCAGCATTGCCACTCCAACGCTTCCAGTTCGGCGCTTTCAAGGGCAACCGGCGCGTGGCGTGGTTCGGCTATCAATACGACTATTCGCAGCAACGGCTGACCGCGGCCGAGCCGATCCCAGACCGGGTCGCGCCCATTGCGCGGCAAGCCGAGGCGTGGGCCGGCCTCTCGGAGGGCAGTGTGCAGCAGGTCCTGTGCACCGAGTATGACGAAAGCGTCGGCATCGGTTGGCATCGGGACAAGCCGCATTTCGACAAGGTCCTCGGACTGTCACTCGGCTCGTCCTGCAAATTCCGCTTCCGACGCAGCTGCGGCGATACGTGGCAGCGCTACACGCTCGAGGCGCGACCGCGTTCGCTCTACCTCATGGACGGTGAGTCGCGATCACAATGGGAGCACAGCATTCCACCGGTCGAGGCGCGCCGCTATTCCATCACCTTCCGGACGATGAAGCGGCCCTGA